In the Helicobacter typhlonius genome, one interval contains:
- a CDS encoding radical SAM/SPASM domain-containing protein has product MPINIAKRAIKFAYKHSPMFLKTTTRKLTNVDGFYTQKFQNHINSIINLSTPITDKALQKQILKHYLQIVEIEIASFCNRTCWFCPNSHIDRKSASIQLPEQTFLKIIENLAEIDYDKSLNFHRFNEPLANRELILKRVTQARKLLPKAKFTIFTNGDYAQREYFEALQDAGVNNILMSYYYGKNQSFDKQKVIIPAMKKMSHKLGLPYEVINDTMQEYRVRFCLSNLNIEYRTWNPQIIGKSRGGSVELLKQKRIIDSGCFHTAMRFYVDYNGLVMPCCNTRSDEPLHKDFILGDCNTQDLFEIFFAQKSSILRRELFSNDYCAHSFYADSISKICSDCTDRERESFFNL; this is encoded by the coding sequence ATGCCTATAAACATTGCCAAAAGAGCGATAAAGTTTGCTTACAAGCATAGTCCAATGTTTCTCAAAACAACAACGCGCAAACTTACCAATGTTGATGGATTCTATACGCAAAAATTCCAAAATCACATCAATTCTATCATCAATCTTAGCACACCAATCACAGACAAGGCTTTGCAAAAGCAGATTCTCAAACATTACTTACAGATTGTAGAAATTGAAATTGCAAGTTTTTGTAATCGCACTTGCTGGTTTTGTCCAAATTCGCACATTGATAGGAAAAGCGCAAGCATTCAACTGCCCGAACAAACATTTCTTAAAATCATTGAGAATCTTGCTGAAATTGATTATGATAAATCCCTTAATTTTCATAGATTTAACGAGCCATTAGCCAATCGTGAGCTGATACTTAAGCGCGTAACACAAGCACGAAAACTTTTGCCAAAGGCGAAATTTACGATTTTCACAAATGGTGACTATGCGCAAAGAGAGTATTTTGAAGCATTACAAGATGCGGGAGTAAATAATATATTGATGTCATATTATTATGGCAAAAATCAAAGCTTTGATAAGCAAAAAGTGATTATCCCAGCAATGAAAAAAATGTCTCATAAACTTGGGTTACCTTATGAAGTTATAAATGACACTATGCAAGAATATCGTGTGCGTTTTTGTTTATCAAATCTCAACATTGAATATCGCACTTGGAATCCACAAATAATAGGAAAATCACGGGGAGGGAGTGTGGAGCTATTGAAGCAAAAAAGGATTATAGATTCTGGCTGTTTTCATACGGCAATGAGATTTTATGTGGATTATAATGGTTTGGTAATGCCTTGTTGTAATACACGAAGTGATGAGCCACTTCATAAAGATTTTATACTTGGAGATTGCAATACGCAGGATTTATTTGAAATATTTTTTGCTCAAAAATCTAGCATTTTACGCAGAGAATTATTCTCTAATGATTATTGCGCACATTCTTTTTATGCAGATTCTATTTCCAAAATCTGCTCTGACTGCACTGATAGGGAAAGGGAATCATTTTTTAATCTCTAA
- a CDS encoding cytochrome c biogenesis CcdA family protein produces MIFDDALISFYESMPFGASFIAGILTFLSPCILPLLPPYISYISGVEIKYLEDRGKFHKWRIIYTALLFIAGFSLVFIALALFTSSTLSTFFSHPFVRYIAGGIIILFGIHFLFPFRFALLYKSANIQLNHTRFGFFAPFVLGIGFSIGWSPCVGPILTSILTLSLLNPTHALWLMLCYCSGLGLAFLLVAIFVQSALRILKKLTPFLRIVEVISGLLLVFIGLLIIMQKTNFLIP; encoded by the coding sequence GTGATTTTTGATGACGCGCTCATATCATTTTATGAATCTATGCCTTTTGGGGCGAGCTTTATCGCTGGTATTCTTACATTTTTAAGCCCTTGCATTCTGCCCCTCCTCCCCCCATACATCTCATATATCTCTGGCGTGGAAATCAAGTATTTAGAGGATAGAGGCAAATTTCATAAATGGCGCATTATTTACACTGCATTGCTTTTTATCGCTGGATTCTCACTTGTTTTTATTGCACTCGCACTTTTTACCTCAAGCACACTTAGCACGTTTTTCTCTCACCCATTTGTGCGCTATATTGCTGGAGGCATTATTATTCTTTTTGGAATCCACTTTTTATTCCCCTTTCGATTTGCCCTCTTATATAAAAGTGCAAATATTCAGCTCAATCATACGCGTTTTGGCTTTTTTGCGCCATTTGTGCTTGGCATAGGCTTTAGTATCGGCTGGAGTCCTTGCGTAGGTCCTATTCTTACCTCAATTCTTACTCTCTCACTTTTGAATCCAACTCACGCACTTTGGCTTATGCTGTGTTATTGTTCTGGATTAGGATTAGCCTTTTTACTCGTGGCAATCTTCGTGCAAAGCGCACTTAGGATTCTTAAAAAACTCACTCCATTTTTACGCATCGTGGAGGTGATTTCAGGCTTGTTGCTCGTTTTCATCGGGCTACTCATCATAATGCAAAAAACCAACTTTTTAATACCATAG
- a CDS encoding DEAD/DEAH box helicase, whose translation MNKNNAQDSKNLQDLNVQETEQKDEKSFESFKLKDFVLKGIKEAGFTTPSPVQEQSIPIVLRGKDLVAQAQTGTGKTAAFAIPILNALSHSKDVEALIITPTRELAMQISEEILKLGRFGRIKTICMYGGQSIKRQCELLEKKPKVMIATPGRLLDHLKNGRIPNFMPKIVVLDESDEMLDMGFLEDIEEILTFLPNTRQTLLFSATMPEPIKALAMRILDEPAFVKITPTDITNKDIEQQYYIINEYERDDAIVRLMDTQNPTKSIIFTRMKKEADALSQRLTSRGFKVATLHGDMEQWERRESMKAFKEKRIEILVATDVASRGLDISDVSHVFNYHIPLNPESYVHRIGRTGRAGKKGVAITLATPLEYKDLSNIKQITKAELTLCEIEQEYSDDAFSQELSQIKISDKSLMIYEKLKDKIDTTQLCLKLISLHLEKNTNAKIGFSKEQVAGLQLQNESHSHKKSKPNNKRAQNAKGQRQKTHNNKDNKGGKGGGKKQRYDDIDRSQPYTSSIWG comes from the coding sequence ATGAATAAAAATAACGCACAAGATTCTAAAAATTTGCAAGATTTAAACGTGCAAGAGACGGAGCAAAAAGACGAAAAGAGTTTTGAATCTTTCAAGCTAAAAGACTTTGTGTTAAAGGGCATCAAAGAGGCAGGATTCACTACGCCTAGTCCGGTGCAAGAGCAAAGCATACCAATTGTTTTGCGGGGTAAGGATTTAGTAGCACAGGCACAAACAGGCACGGGTAAGACGGCGGCGTTTGCTATTCCTATTTTGAATGCGCTAAGTCATAGTAAAGATGTTGAAGCACTTATTATCACGCCCACGAGGGAGCTTGCTATGCAAATTAGTGAGGAGATTCTAAAGCTTGGGCGATTTGGGCGGATTAAAACCATTTGTATGTATGGCGGACAAAGTATCAAGCGACAATGTGAGTTACTCGAAAAAAAACCCAAAGTGATGATAGCTACACCCGGAAGACTGCTAGACCATCTCAAAAATGGCAGAATCCCCAACTTTATGCCTAAGATTGTCGTGCTTGATGAAAGTGATGAAATGCTTGATATGGGTTTCTTGGAGGATATTGAGGAGATTTTGACATTCTTACCAAATACGCGCCAGACTTTGCTTTTTTCAGCAACTATGCCAGAGCCGATTAAGGCACTCGCTATGCGGATTTTAGATGAACCGGCTTTTGTGAAAATTACACCAACAGATATTACAAATAAGGATATTGAGCAACAATACTATATTATTAATGAGTATGAGCGCGATGATGCGATTGTGCGCTTAATGGACACACAAAATCCTACAAAGAGTATTATTTTCACGCGTATGAAAAAGGAGGCAGATGCGCTCTCGCAAAGACTTACAAGTCGTGGGTTCAAAGTCGCTACATTACACGGAGATATGGAGCAGTGGGAGAGACGCGAGAGTATGAAAGCTTTTAAAGAAAAGCGCATTGAAATTCTTGTCGCTACCGATGTAGCTTCGCGTGGGTTGGATATTAGCGATGTAAGCCACGTGTTTAACTACCATATTCCCTTAAATCCCGAAAGCTATGTGCATCGTATCGGGCGAACCGGGCGCGCAGGAAAGAAAGGCGTGGCTATCACCCTTGCTACACCGCTTGAATACAAGGATTTGAGTAATATCAAACAAATCACAAAAGCAGAGCTGACATTGTGTGAAATTGAGCAAGAATATAGTGATGATGCGTTTTCACAAGAGCTTTCACAGATAAAAATTAGCGATAAATCATTGATGATTTATGAAAAGCTCAAGGATAAAATAGACACGACACAGCTTTGTTTGAAGCTTATTTCTCTGCATTTGGAGAAAAATACCAATGCAAAAATAGGATTTAGTAAAGAGCAGGTTGCAGGGTTGCAGCTGCAAAATGAATCACATTCACATAAAAAATCAAAACCCAATAATAAAAGAGCGCAAAATGCAAAAGGACAAAGGCAAAAAACACACAATAACAAGGACAATAAGGGCGGTAAAGGTGGAGGCAAAAAGCAACGATACGATGATATTGATAGAAGCCAACCCTATACAAGCAGTATTTGGGGATAA
- the topA gene encoding type I DNA topoisomerase: protein MKDLIIVESPAKAKTIKNFLGNKYEVIASKGHIRDLPKHSFGIVVEEQHFQPQYNIDKDHKEIVEKIQNASKKAKTTYIATDEDREGEAIGYHITQALNRPYDEFPRIVFHEITKNAITHSLENPRVIDMDKVNAQQARRLLDRIVGFKLSQLMASKIQRGLSAGRVQSAALKILVDREREIQAFKPTIYYVVSAECNGIESELITYEKKLEKLSLQDSKKVEEMLTQIQSEQFYIQEISKKAKKSPTPPPFMTSTLQQSASSLLGYSPSRTMSIAQRLYEGVNTSFGTMGIITYMRTDSLNIAKEAQEAARKLITQKYGKTYLPPKPKNYTTKSKSAQEAHEAIRPTNLDFTPELAKGFLKPDEIKLYTLIYNRFLASQSQDAEFETQSIIFAAKGKKKIEFKASGRRLVFDGFYKILGSDDKDKLLPPCTEGEDVVLKKLTSTKKSTEAPARYSEASIIKSMESLGIGRPSTYAPTIALLVAREYVNVEKKQLVPQESAFKVTSMLEAHFNEIVDSHFSAGLEDKLDDIAQKKIDWEVMLWDFYEPFMKKIESGKKDIASQKVALPTGEMCPQCGKELVQRQSRYGMFVACSGYPKCKYIKPQESAENDADSSPEDFGVCEKCGKPMVKKHGRNGEFIACSGYPKCKNTKSLQNKAAPKSVEGVTCPECGGEIVQRFSRRGAFFGCKNYPKCTFISKFQPIAQKCEACGGAMCEREYRKKQVRECLKCKTRVEI from the coding sequence ATGAAAGATTTAATCATCGTAGAATCACCAGCAAAAGCAAAAACAATCAAAAATTTTTTAGGAAACAAATATGAAGTGATAGCCTCTAAGGGGCATATACGCGACTTACCAAAGCATAGCTTTGGCATAGTAGTTGAAGAGCAGCACTTCCAGCCTCAATACAATATAGACAAAGACCATAAAGAGATTGTAGAGAAGATTCAGAATGCAAGTAAAAAGGCAAAGACTACATATATCGCAACCGATGAGGATAGAGAGGGAGAGGCGATAGGCTATCACATCACTCAAGCCCTCAATCGCCCTTATGATGAGTTTCCACGAATCGTATTTCACGAGATTACAAAAAATGCCATTACCCATTCTTTAGAGAATCCTCGCGTCATTGATATGGATAAAGTCAATGCGCAACAAGCGCGGCGATTGCTTGATAGAATCGTAGGCTTTAAGCTCTCACAACTTATGGCGTCTAAGATTCAGCGGGGACTATCAGCTGGGCGCGTGCAGAGCGCGGCATTGAAGATTCTTGTTGATAGAGAGCGTGAGATTCAAGCCTTTAAGCCTACGATTTATTATGTGGTAAGCGCGGAGTGCAATGGTATAGAATCCGAACTTATCACTTATGAGAAAAAGCTAGAAAAGCTCTCTTTGCAAGATTCTAAGAAAGTAGAAGAAATGCTTACACAGATTCAAAGTGAGCAATTCTATATCCAAGAAATTAGCAAAAAAGCCAAAAAATCCCCCACGCCCCCGCCATTTATGACTTCCACACTGCAGCAAAGTGCTTCAAGTTTGCTCGGCTACTCGCCAAGCCGCACGATGAGTATCGCTCAAAGGCTCTATGAGGGCGTGAATACAAGCTTTGGGACTATGGGGATTATCACATATATGCGGACAGATAGCCTTAATATTGCTAAAGAGGCTCAAGAGGCTGCGCGAAAGCTCATTACCCAAAAATATGGTAAAACATATCTGCCTCCTAAACCTAAAAACTACACGACTAAGTCAAAATCTGCACAAGAGGCGCACGAAGCCATACGCCCGACCAATCTTGACTTCACACCAGAACTTGCCAAAGGCTTCTTGAAGCCCGATGAGATTAAGCTTTATACGCTTATTTACAATCGCTTCCTTGCCTCTCAAAGCCAAGATGCGGAGTTTGAAACTCAAAGCATTATCTTTGCGGCAAAAGGTAAAAAGAAAATAGAGTTTAAAGCAAGTGGGCGGCGACTTGTCTTCGATGGGTTTTATAAGATTCTAGGTAGCGATGATAAAGATAAGCTTTTGCCGCCTTGCACGGAGGGCGAAGATGTTGTGTTAAAAAAACTCACTTCAACAAAGAAATCCACCGAAGCCCCAGCACGATACAGCGAGGCGAGTATTATTAAAAGTATGGAATCTTTAGGCATTGGGCGTCCTAGCACCTATGCACCTACAATCGCCCTGCTCGTAGCGCGAGAATATGTCAATGTAGAGAAAAAGCAGCTCGTGCCACAAGAGAGTGCCTTTAAGGTAACAAGTATGCTTGAGGCGCATTTTAATGAGATTGTAGATTCACATTTTAGCGCGGGACTTGAAGATAAGCTTGATGATATAGCCCAAAAAAAGATTGATTGGGAGGTTATGCTTTGGGATTTTTATGAGCCATTTATGAAAAAAATAGAATCTGGCAAAAAAGATATTGCCTCCCAAAAAGTCGCACTCCCCACAGGCGAAATGTGTCCGCAATGTGGCAAGGAGCTTGTGCAAAGGCAAAGCCGATATGGTATGTTTGTCGCGTGTAGTGGCTATCCAAAATGCAAATACATTAAACCTCAAGAATCAGCGGAAAATGACGCGGATTCAAGCCCTGAAGATTTTGGCGTGTGCGAAAAATGTGGCAAACCAATGGTGAAAAAGCACGGCAGAAATGGCGAATTTATCGCGTGTAGTGGCTATCCAAAATGCAAAAACACAAAGTCGCTGCAAAATAAAGCTGCTCCAAAAAGCGTAGAGGGCGTGACTTGTCCGGAATGCGGAGGGGAAATCGTGCAGCGATTTAGCCGCAGAGGAGCGTTTTTTGGCTGTAAGAATTATCCTAAATGCACCTTTATATCAAAATTTCAACCTATCGCGCAAAAATGCGAGGCTTGTGGTGGGGCGATGTGTGAGCGTGAATACCGCAAAAAACAAGTGCGTGAGTGCCTTAAATGCAAAACCCGTGTGGAAATATAA
- a CDS encoding metal-dependent hydrolase: MLFKNATLCDYQGVREGDLRTENGIITAIGSLTPLPNEKILDAEGKLLFPAMIDLNVAPKSLSLSRKNLLSLAKKALKGGVGSILLYPHTTPSCSENGSIELIKSLNTQSPIHLLPSINPLNNEGRLSDISTLHNSGGCAIFARSDTDAHILMKTAQYAQMLDIPLICFCQDSSVADGVMNEGILSASLGLPSIPAYSQTKEVAKIAEMFRNMPIKIIFDTLVYPRSFDILRTFKENLSPIQADFFTQTSIHHLILNEILCENYNTAAKLNPPLVDKNAQDKLIEMLQNGHINTLTSLQCADFNSKKDQVFELASFGVDALEIYFSLLYTYLHKAYNISLPLISQLTSYTPAQILNLNKGALQEGKIAQLFVFNPHTHYKVNDIFSPYHQHNLYGKIEAFLSNETLYSPHTKEL; the protein is encoded by the coding sequence ATGCTTTTCAAAAATGCAACACTTTGTGATTATCAAGGCGTAAGAGAGGGTGATTTACGCACAGAAAACGGAATCATCACAGCGATTGGTTCGCTTACTCCACTTCCTAATGAAAAAATACTTGATGCAGAAGGTAAGCTTCTCTTTCCTGCAATGATTGACCTTAATGTTGCGCCAAAAAGCCTTTCTCTCTCACGCAAGAATCTCCTCTCGCTTGCAAAAAAAGCTCTTAAAGGAGGGGTGGGAAGCATTTTGCTCTACCCACACACAACTCCATCTTGTAGTGAAAATGGCTCTATTGAGCTTATTAAAAGCCTTAATACACAATCTCCTATTCACCTACTCCCCTCAATTAATCCACTCAATAATGAGGGGAGATTAAGCGATATTAGCACTTTGCATAATAGCGGTGGATGTGCAATCTTTGCACGAAGTGATACAGATGCTCATATTTTGATGAAAACTGCACAATACGCTCAAATGCTTGATATTCCACTGATATGCTTTTGTCAAGATTCGTCTGTGGCTGATGGCGTAATGAATGAAGGAATTTTGAGTGCTTCGCTTGGACTTCCTTCTATACCTGCATACAGCCAAACTAAAGAGGTTGCTAAAATTGCTGAAATGTTTAGAAATATGCCAATAAAAATTATTTTTGATACACTTGTATATCCGCGTAGCTTTGACATACTGCGAACTTTTAAAGAGAATCTATCGCCCATACAGGCTGATTTTTTCACACAAACTTCAATACACCATTTAATCCTTAATGAAATTTTATGCGAAAACTACAATACTGCAGCCAAGCTCAACCCACCACTTGTAGATAAAAATGCTCAAGACAAACTTATTGAAATGCTACAAAATGGACATATTAATACGCTCACAAGTCTTCAATGTGCGGATTTTAACTCTAAAAAAGACCAAGTTTTTGAATTAGCAAGTTTTGGCGTAGATGCGCTTGAGATATATTTTTCTTTGCTCTATACATATTTGCACAAGGCTTATAATATTTCGCTTCCGCTTATTTCACAACTTACAAGTTACACGCCTGCGCAGATTCTAAACCTAAATAAAGGTGCTTTACAAGAGGGCAAAATTGCTCAATTATTTGTATTTAATCCCCATACGCACTACAAAGTAAATGATATTTTCTCACCTTATCATCAACATAATCTTTATGGTAAAATTGAAGCATTTTTAAGCAACGAAACACTCTACTCACCTCATACAAAGGAGCTATAA